One genomic segment of Odocoileus virginianus isolate 20LAN1187 ecotype Illinois chromosome 33, Ovbor_1.2, whole genome shotgun sequence includes these proteins:
- the LOC110145137 gene encoding zinc finger protein 892, with protein MDYLTIEVEENAVTTEDASLSPEQSTEGMEPPGEPLPVEFQELTTVKDEEMDFTCVEEEQINSARRYMGMDMKVENCGNLVFWDSKSTPETKVSLSMQEVSEGVSSEREVIIERLIKDDSWDSRWIKTWEYGGMLERQQGNQKKGLRQVIIKHKRNPMEDCTEIGESSNPIKHLNIYSVKKPWKCSECDKSFSYYSAFILHQRIHTGEKPYVCTECGRAFTRSSSLIQHQRIHTGEKPYECNECGKAFSHRSALIQHRIIHTGEEPYDCSGCGKAVNQSTHLIQHHRIHTGQKPRKCKECGKAFSDTSSLITHQRVHTGEEPYGCKECGKAFSDRSGLTQHQRTHTGEKPCECSECGKAFSYCSALIQHQGTHTGEKPYKCHDCGKAFSDRSALIRHQRIHTGEKPYKCNECEKAFSQSSSLTKHLRTHTGEKPYKCNDCDKAFSQSSSLIQHQKIHAGEKCYKYKKCEKTFSMCSAFHQHGEIHDEYKAVN; from the exons ATGGATTATCTGACCATTGAAGTTGAGGAAAATG CTGTGACTACAGAAGATGCTTCTTTGTCCCCAGAGCAGAGCACAGAAGGAATGGAGCCTCCTGGAGAACCTCTTCCTGTTGAGTTCCAG GAATTGACAACAGTCAAGGATGAGGAAATGGACTTTACCTGTGTGGAGGAGGAACAGATAAATTCTGCCCGAAGGTACATGGGCATGGATATGAAGGTGGAGAATTGTGGGAACCTGGTATTTTGGG ATTCTAaatctacacctgaaactaaagtGTCCCTTTCAATGCAGGAAGTTTCTGAAGGAGTATCATCAGAAAGGGAGGTGATAATAGAAAGACTTATAAAGGATGATTCCTGGGACTCCAGATGGATAAAAACCTGGGAATATGGAGGCATGTTAGAAAGGCAGCAAGGAAATCAGAAGAAAGGTTTAAGGCAAGTCATAATTAAGCACAAGAGAAACCCTATGGAGGATTGTACTGAAATAGGGGAAAGTTCAAACCCAATTAAACATCTGAACATTTACTCAGTGAAAAAGCCTTGGAAGTGCAGTGAGTGTGACAAGTCCTTCAGCTACTACTCAGCTTTTATCCTCCACCAGAGgattcacacaggagagaagccctatgTATGTACTGAATGTGGAAGGGCCTTCACCCGGAGCTCATCCCTTATCCAGCATCAGAgaatccacactggagagaaaccctatgagtGTAATGAGTGTGGGAAAGCTTTCAGTCACCGATCAGCCCTTATTCAACACCGTATCATTCATACGGGAGAAGAGCCCTATGACTGCAGTGGATGTGGAAAGGCTGTCAACCAGAGCACGCACCTCATCCAGCACCATAGAATACACACTGGACAGAAACCCCGTAAATGTAAAGAGTGTGGGAAAGCTTTCAGTGACACCTCCTCCCTTATTACACATCAAAGGGTCCATACTGGAGAAGAGCCCTATGGGTGTAAGgagtgtgggaaggcctttagTGACAGGTCAGGCCTTACGCAGCATCAGAGAACTCATACAGGGGAGAAGCCCTGCGAATGTAGTGAATGTGGGAAGGCTTTCAGTTACTGTTCAGCTCTTATTCAACATCAAGGAacccacactggggagaaaccttacaaatgtcatgactgtgggaaagccttcagtgACCGCTCAGCTCTCATAagacatcagagaattcatactggagagaaaccttacaagTGTAATGAATGTGAGAAAGCCTTCAGCCAGAGCTCATCCCTAACGAAGCATCTAAgaactcacactggagagaaaccatataaatgcAATGATTGTGACAAAGCCTTTAGCCAGAGTTCTTCTCTTATTCAACACCAGAAAATTCATGCAGGAGAAAAATGCTACAAATATAAGAAATGTGAGAAAACTTTCAGTATGTGTTCAGCCTTTCATCAACATGGAGAAATTCATGATGAATATAAGGCAGTGAATTGA